The window ATAAAAAATATCACAGAAACATTTGGAAAACTGCGAAACATTAACGCCTAAAATGATATAAAAGAGATAAAATAACTCTTATTAACTTTTTGTTTACGAAAGGTTAATAGAGCGTTTAAACAACTACTCTATACTTTCACTACCAAGACAATTACCTCCTTTTTGTGAATAACTTAACAACTTTAAAAATCAGCTTCCAGATTGCCCGGTCTGGAAGCTTTTTTTATTTTTGACACGCAAAAAAAGCAAAGCTCTTTTTACTACGCTAGCCGCTGAGGCACTAAAGCTTGACGACAATGTCGTCAGAATATTTTTCTTCACTATGTTATAATCCTTTCTATGAAAACATTTTTACTCACCCTTCTTTTTTTTACATGTAATGTTGTAGCCAGTACGCTGCATCTCTCAATTTCAGCCAATCCTAGTCGCCTCAATCCTATTATTTCAACCGATAAAACCAGTTCGGATGTCGCGCAGTGGATCTTTAATGGACTCATCAAATACGATAAAGATGCGAACATTATCCCAGATCTTGCGCAGAGTTACCACTTTGTGGACGATACAACTCTTATCTTTGAGCTCAGGCGTGATGTGAAATGGAGTGATGGAGTCCCTTTTACCGCCAAAGATGTGCTTTTTACGTATGAAACAATTCTCTCCCCGAAAATCTTTACACCTTACTCCTCAGGCTTTACGCACATTTTACATGTAAAAATGATAGATGAGTTTACCGTCGAAGTGAAGTATAAATACCCGTACTTCAAAGCGCTCGAAGTGTGGATGATGGAAGTATTGCCAGAACATTTGCTGAAAAACGAAGCGGATTTGATGACGAGTAAATTCAACCAAAACCCACTTGGTACGGGACCTTATACATTAACGCAGTTTAATATCTCTAAAGATATTGTCTTAGATGCCAATCCGAACTATTTTATCCACAAACCTAACATTGGTCAGATCATTTTTCACTATTTGCCTGATCGTTCCGCAGAGTTTTTGATGCTCAAATCTAAAAGGCTCGATGTTGGTTCACTTTCACCGCTACAGTTAGAACGCCAGATTGATGAGGATTTTAGGGCGCATTATAGTATCTATGAAGACATTGCGCATAATTATTCGTACATGGGGTTTAACCTTAAATCGGAAAAGTTCAAAGACCCAAGGGTTCGAGAAGCGCTCTCTTTAGCGATTGATCGTCAAGAATTGGTCGATATTCTCTATTTTGGGCATGGAAAAGTCTGTACCGGCCCTTTTTTACCAGGAACGGGAGCCTTTAATGAAACTGTTAAGGCTCCAAAGCCCGACATCGCAAGAGCCAAAGCGCTGCTGAAAGAAGCAGGGTATGATGATGCACATCCTTTTGTGTTTGAGCTGAGCACCAGTGCCAATGGTAGTGGAAGTTACTCCGCACAAATTCTCCAGCATCAGCTTAAAAAGGCAGGTGTGGTGATGAAGCTTCGCATTATGGAGTGGCAAGCGTTTTTAAATACGGTTATAACCCCTCACAATTTTGAAGCCGTTTTAATGGGGTGGTCATTGGGGCTTAAGCCAGATGCCTACAGCATTTGGCACAGTGAATCTATGCGTAAAGGTGGGTTTAATTTCATTGGTTATGAAAATGCTGAGGTTGATGAACTCATTAAAGATGCAGAAAAAATAGTCGATCAAGAAAAATTTGATGCACTCTACCAAGAAATTTTTGCCAAAATCGTTGCCGACAATCCTTATCTTTTTCTCGTTATCCCCAATTCTATAACGGTGGTCAATAAAGAGATTACTCCTGTGTCAACTTCGATAATTGGGGTTATGCACAACGCCATTGACTGGATTAAACCAGAATTTTAATTTTCATTTGTTCAAAACTGTGCTATAATTTGATTCTTCACACATGAAATATTAGAAATATTAGTTTAAAGGACAAAACATGAAAAAAACATTGTTTTCATTAGCGGCACTAGCATCTATGGCATTTGCAGCACCAACTGCATACAACTACGAGGT is drawn from Sulfurospirillum arsenophilum NBRC 109478 and contains these coding sequences:
- a CDS encoding peptide-binding protein — translated: MKTFLLTLLFFTCNVVASTLHLSISANPSRLNPIISTDKTSSDVAQWIFNGLIKYDKDANIIPDLAQSYHFVDDTTLIFELRRDVKWSDGVPFTAKDVLFTYETILSPKIFTPYSSGFTHILHVKMIDEFTVEVKYKYPYFKALEVWMMEVLPEHLLKNEADLMTSKFNQNPLGTGPYTLTQFNISKDIVLDANPNYFIHKPNIGQIIFHYLPDRSAEFLMLKSKRLDVGSLSPLQLERQIDEDFRAHYSIYEDIAHNYSYMGFNLKSEKFKDPRVREALSLAIDRQELVDILYFGHGKVCTGPFLPGTGAFNETVKAPKPDIARAKALLKEAGYDDAHPFVFELSTSANGSGSYSAQILQHQLKKAGVVMKLRIMEWQAFLNTVITPHNFEAVLMGWSLGLKPDAYSIWHSESMRKGGFNFIGYENAEVDELIKDAEKIVDQEKFDALYQEIFAKIVADNPYLFLVIPNSITVVNKEITPVSTSIIGVMHNAIDWIKPEF